One segment of Rutidosis leptorrhynchoides isolate AG116_Rl617_1_P2 unplaced genomic scaffold, CSIRO_AGI_Rlap_v1 contig227, whole genome shotgun sequence DNA contains the following:
- the LOC139882101 gene encoding transcriptional corepressor LEUNIG-like: protein RAFHGGSGGLSGNSQQVQNWNQQHPEARQERKGDINSMNPRTPGPEGMLHGVHGSNQGNNSNLTLKGWPLTGLDQLRSGILQHQKSLVSSSPQTFNQLQIQQLMLAQQNLGSQSANDLEYRKMRMLLGNRNISLGKDGPWSSAVDNVPGVGSPMPVGSPLMTRGDADILMKLQQQQLHNSNMLQQNYEQHQLSGHHSQNSSHDNLQQQDNMIGAGIVTTDGGMSNFQGIDQASKSKIGRKRKQPLSSSGPANSSGTVNTTGPSLSSPSSHSTHTPGDVMSMPSLQRNSGSSKSLLMFGSDGLGEVDRFVDDGSLDDNVESYLSNEDADPRNKVGQCADISKGFTFTEYRTIPSGTSKLECCHFSSDGKLLAIGGHDKKAMLWCTESFNMKSTLEEHSQWITDVRFSPSVSRLATSSADKTVRVWDVDNPGYSLRNFMGHSRNVMSVDFHPTKEDLICSCDNNNEVRYWSIKNGSCAGVTKGGSSQIRFQTRIGKILAASTENVVSLLDVETQVCRIKLQGHKNQIQSMCWDRSGDFLATVSDELVRVWAVGPDGKGEYIHELCSSAGNKFRSCVFHPKYPSLLVVGCYETLELWNMAENKTMTLNAHDKLVSALAASNVTGMVASASHDKCVKLWK, encoded by the exons TCGAGCATTTCATGGTGGATCTGGAGGTCTTTCTGGAAATTCTCAGCAAGTTCAAAACTGGAACCAGCAACATCCAGAAGCGAGACAGGAGAGAAAAGGTGACATCAACTCGATGAACCCGAGAACACCTGGTCCAGAGGGGATGTTGCATGGAGTTCATG GGTCAAATCAGGGTAATAATAGTAACTTGACATTGAAGGGATGGCCGTTGACG GGTCTGGATCAGCTTCGTTCTGGGATTCTTCAACATCAAAAATCTTTGGTGTCATCATCTCCACAGACCTTCAATCAACTTCAGATACAACAGCTAATGCTTGCACAACAAAACTTGGGATCTCAATCTGCTAATGATTTGGAATACAGAAAAATGAGGATGCTTCTTGGTAACCGTAATATTAGTCTTGGAAAGGATGGTCCTTGGAGTTCAGCTGTTGATAACGTTCCTGGAGTTGGATCACCAATGCCTGTTGGTTCCCCTTTAATGACTCGTGGAGATGCTGATATACTAATGAAG TTACAGCAGCAACAACTTCATAACAGTAATATGCTCCAGCAAAACTATGAACAACATCAGCTTTCAGGTCATCATTCTCAAAATTCGAGCCACGACAACCTCCAGCAGCAGGATAATATGATCGGTGCTGGCATCGTTACAACGGATGGTGGCATGTCAAATTTTCAGGGCATTGACCAG GCATCAAAAAGTAAAATTGGGCGTAAGAGAAAGCAGCCACTCTCTTCTTCAGGTCCGGCAAATAGTTCTGGGACTGTCAATACCACTGGACCATCTCTAAGTTCTCCTTCAAGCCATTCAACTCATACACCGGGAGATGTGATGTCAATGCCCTCTTTGCAACGTAACAGTGGTTCTTCTAAGTCATTGCTGATGTTTGGTTCTGATGGTTT GGGTGAAGTGGATCGTTTTGTGGATGATGGGTCTCTGGATGATAACGTAGAATCGTACTTATCAAATGAAGATGCAGATCCTAGAAACAAAGTTGGTCAGTGTGCAGATATCAGCAAAG GCTTCACTTTTACGGAATATCGGACAATTCCTTCGGGCACAAGCAAATTGGAATGTTGTCACTTCTCTTCGGATGGAAAATTGCTTGCTATTGGCGGACATGACAAAAAG GCTATGTTATGGTGTACAGAATCTTTTAATATGAAGTCAACGCTTGAAGAACACAGTCAGTGGATTACCGATGTTCGTTTTAGCCCGAGTGTGTCTCGCCTTGCTACATCTTCAGCCGATAAAACTGTCAGGGTTTGGGATGTTGACAAT CCAGGTTATTCACTTCGCAATTTTATGGGACATTCTAGAAATGTAATGTCAGTGGACTTCCACCCAACCAAAGAAGACCTTATCTGTTCTTGTGATAATAATAACGAAGTACGATATTGGAGTATCAAGAATGGTAGTTGTGCAGGAGTTACGAAG GGTGGCTCAAGTCAAATTAGGTTTCAAACTCGTATTGGAAAAATTCTTGCTGCTTCGACAGAAAATGTCGTATCTTTACTTGATGTAGAGACACAAGTTTGCAGGATCAAATTACAG GGTCATAAAAATCAAATCCAGTCAATGTGTTGGGATCGTTCCGGTGACTTTCTGGCAACCGTAAGTGATGAGTTGGTTCGAGTTTGGGCGGTGGGTCCCGATGGAAAGGGAGAATATATTCACGAGTTGTGCTCTTCTGCTGGCAACAAATTCCGTAGCTGTGTTTTCCATCCTAAGTACCCTTCACTTTTGGTTGTTGGCTGTTATGAGACTTTGGAGCTTTGGAACATGGCGGAGAACAAGACAATGACTTTAAATGCACATGACAAACTCGTGTCAGCCTTGGCAGCATCGAACGTCACTGGCATGGTAGCTTCAGCAAGTCACGACAAGTGCGTCAAGCTCTGGAAATGA